A window of Desulfobacterales bacterium genomic DNA:
TACCCTAAAATTTTCGGTTCAAGATACCGGCATTGGCATGACCCCTGAACAAGCGGCCAAGCTTTTTCAACCGTTTATGCAGGCTGATTCCTCTACTACCCGTAAATACGGCGGCACCGGTCTGGGGTTGACGATCAGCAAGCGGCTGGCCGAGATGATGGGTGGTGAAATCTGGGTGGAAAGTGAGCAGGGCCGGGGCAGCACATTTAGTTTTACCGCCAACTTCGGCCTGGGCGATGGGATGGCTAAAAAGCAGTATAAGCCCGCTTCTACGATGCGCGGCATGAAAGTGCTGGCGGTGGATGACAACGCCACGTCAAGGGATATTCTGCAGGATATGCTGGTATCTTTTACCTTCGATGTCACTGTGGCTGCATCCGGGCCAGAGGGCATCGCTGAAATTGAAGCCGCCAACAAAGATAAACCATTTGAGCTGGTGATCATGGATTGGAAGATGCCGGATATGGACGGTATTGAGGCCTCCAAGCGCATTAAACAGCACAGGGATTTGAGTAACATTCCAGCCATCATTATGGTGACCGCTTACGGCCGCGAAGAGGTCATGCAGCAGGCGGAGGAGCTCGGACTCGACGGCTTTCTCCTGAAGCCGATCAGCCCTTCGATGCTTTTTGACGCCATTATGCAGGCGTTTGGCGAAGCGCTGCCCGAAACCTCGCGAATTGCCCAAAGACATGAACAGGATGCTGAGGCGCTGAATAATCTGCCAGGCGCCCATGTGTTGTTGGTCGAAGATAATGAAATCAACCAACAGGTGGCCAAGGAAATTCTCGAAGGTGCCGGTTTAAAGATTACCCTGGCCACCAATGGCCAGGAGGCCGTTGATGCGGTCAAGGAGAATGCGTATGACGCGGTGCTCATGGATGTGCAGATGCCGGTTATGGATGGGTATACCGCCACTCGCAAAATACGCGAGTGGGAAACAGAGGTCAGAGGTCAGAGGTCAGAAGACAGAGAAAGAGGCTCAGCCCTCAGTCCTCAGTCCACAGAACTACCCATCATTGCCATGACCGCACATGCCATGGCCGGTGATGAGGATAAGAGTTTGCAGGCCGGTATGAACGGGCATGTGACCAAACCGATTGATCCGGATCAACTGTTTGCCACGCTGCAGGAATGGATAAAGCCGAGTGAGAAACGCGTCCAGCTCCAACAAGCGGATATTGGTGCTGAGAAACCTGAGCCGGATCAGGCGGTCGAGGTAAAAGATGAGCTTCCGGCGGCTTTGCCGGGCTTTGATCTAGCAGATGGACTAAAGCGACTGCAGGGCAACAAAACGCTCTATCGGAAATTGCTGCTCAACTTTGGAAACGATTACAACACGGTCGCAAATGACATCCGCAAGGCACTCGATGCAAAGGATTTTGATCAGGCGCACAGCCTGGTTCATAATCTTAAAGGGCTTGCCGGTAATCTGGCCGCCACGGACCTGCAGTCCGCTGCAGTTAATCTGGAAAACCTTGTCAAGGGTATTGGAAATAAAACACCATCGGCCGAAAAATTGAATCTAAAATTCTCGGATCTTGAGAATGCGCTCAATCAAGCCCTTGAATCGGCTCGGAGTATTGGCGCATCTGCTCAAGAATCCGTCTGTGAGCTGTCCGATGATGAGATTGCAGCTATTCCTGCTGAATTTGCTCAAGATATTGCCAAACGCATTCGTGATGCAGCAGAGATGGGGGATGTTATGACATTGAATGCCGTTGCGGAGGAAATCAAGACGCATTCAGATGCCTGTGAGCCGCTTAGTAAACAGATACTTCAACTGGCGGAAGACTTTGATCTCGATGGCGTTCAACAATTAGCGGATGCATTAGATGCCTGTTGAATTTTTATTTTTTTACTTCTATACTGATTTTTCGATTGATTATCGCTCACACGGTTTTTGCCAAATGGAACCCATATGAAATCACACCAATATTCGTTTGAGCTCAAAAACGACCTGTCCGAACTGGAAACCCTATGCCAGCATTTGAATAAATTTGGCCAGGATACCGGGCTATCGGAGGCCTGCCTCACCGATATCAATATCTGCCTGGATGAACTGTTCACCAATATCGTCTGTTATGGTTTTAAAGACAAGTTAGAGCATCTCACTCTATTTTTACTGCAGCTGAGCAAAGATGTGCTGACGGTAGTCATTGAAGACGAAGGGGTGGCTTTCAATCCGCTTGAAAAAAAAGATCCGGAAATCCCCGACGATCTGAAAGATGTCAGAATTGGCGGCCTCGGAATACATATTGTCAGAAAATTAATGGATGAACTTCACTATGAAAGAAAAGACAGTAGAAATAAGTTGACCTTAAAAAAAAGGGTCTAATTTTTTTGATAAAGCCGGAAAGGAATTAAAAATGGAAATCGAGCACAGAGTGGAAAATGAAATCCTGATTTTTGCCATCAAAGGACGGCTGGATGCGGCAACAGCATCAACAGCAGAAGACACCATAAAAGAAACAATGGCGGATGATACCAAGCAACTGCTGTTTGATCTGAGTGCGCTTGAGTATCTAAGCAGTGGTGGCTTGCGCGTTATTCTGGGGGCTGCTAAAGAAATCAGGCGCCGGGAAGGTAAAGTAGCACTTGCCGCTCTAAAGCCGTATGTTTATGAAATTTTTGAGGTCAGCGGTTTCACGGCCATGATCCCCATCAAAGATACTGTTGAAGAAGGTCTCCAAGACCTAGCATCGTAGAAAAGCGATGCGTTTCTGGCTACTGGCCGCTGGCTTCTGGCTGCCGACCATTGATCATCTGGCACATTTTGCGGGCGGGGATAAACCCCGCCCCTACAAGTTCGATTAAACGTT
This region includes:
- a CDS encoding response regulator, with product MLKVKEEDIDKITEVFYLILKGKKPTSIELPEDYPDNEIKQAVSYINKFIAEYNGVTELIYTLARGDLSFEAPKGKMLILQSLKNLQASLRHLTWTTQQIAKGDFNREVDFMGEFSAAFNSMARQLKNSFTELSIINRVVQDLSGELDFQKMIELASQTLNEMLKAHTLYIALYDKQSQSISFPYYKAGNQQRQQPSMSLGQGLTSKVIESAQPLLCGTCQEQNDQGVVIASGECETYLGVPILIGKEAIGVLSVQHPDANRYSQDDVRLVSTIAANLGIALENARLFTESQAANEALENRVNELDDARLAMLNMMEDLDEARNEAEDATKAKSEFLANMSHEIRTPMNAIMGMAHLALKTDLTPKQYDYLKKVDISAKSLLGIINDILDFSKIEAGKLDMESVDFQLEDTLDNISTLVGIKTQEKGLELLFKTDPSVPSALVGDPLRLSQILINLSNNAVKFTDKGEIVVSSELVEKDEEQVTLKFSVQDTGIGMTPEQAAKLFQPFMQADSSTTRKYGGTGLGLTISKRLAEMMGGEIWVESEQGRGSTFSFTANFGLGDGMAKKQYKPASTMRGMKVLAVDDNATSRDILQDMLVSFTFDVTVAASGPEGIAEIEAANKDKPFELVIMDWKMPDMDGIEASKRIKQHRDLSNIPAIIMVTAYGREEVMQQAEELGLDGFLLKPISPSMLFDAIMQAFGEALPETSRIAQRHEQDAEALNNLPGAHVLLVEDNEINQQVAKEILEGAGLKITLATNGQEAVDAVKENAYDAVLMDVQMPVMDGYTATRKIREWETEVRGQRSEDRERGSALSPQSTELPIIAMTAHAMAGDEDKSLQAGMNGHVTKPIDPDQLFATLQEWIKPSEKRVQLQQADIGAEKPEPDQAVEVKDELPAALPGFDLADGLKRLQGNKTLYRKLLLNFGNDYNTVANDIRKALDAKDFDQAHSLVHNLKGLAGNLAATDLQSAAVNLENLVKGIGNKTPSAEKLNLKFSDLENALNQALESARSIGASAQESVCELSDDEIAAIPAEFAQDIAKRIRDAAEMGDVMTLNAVAEEIKTHSDACEPLSKQILQLAEDFDLDGVQQLADALDAC
- a CDS encoding ATP-binding protein; protein product: MKSHQYSFELKNDLSELETLCQHLNKFGQDTGLSEACLTDINICLDELFTNIVCYGFKDKLEHLTLFLLQLSKDVLTVVIEDEGVAFNPLEKKDPEIPDDLKDVRIGGLGIHIVRKLMDELHYERKDSRNKLTLKKRV
- a CDS encoding STAS domain-containing protein gives rise to the protein MEIEHRVENEILIFAIKGRLDAATASTAEDTIKETMADDTKQLLFDLSALEYLSSGGLRVILGAAKEIRRREGKVALAALKPYVYEIFEVSGFTAMIPIKDTVEEGLQDLAS